One Chloroflexota bacterium DNA window includes the following coding sequences:
- a CDS encoding S8 family serine peptidase — translation MKTQTIMRHLINVASRSAIFVALMLGLVHASPVGVVAAEGGGFRAGEIVIKLNPLAGATVDDINATYQTTTLKSLAPADGIYLLQTPPGKDAQILAETIELDLRLSFVELNFLGQAPEADPRGISRWGGMDAAPYSSQYAADLLGLAQAQVISRGAGVVVAVIDTGAQLDHPALAASFTAARHDFIDGDDVPDDVFSGLDGDGDGVADEAAGHGTHVAGIVHLVAPEAQIMPLRVLDTDGNGDVFTVAEAIMYAIHNGANVINLSLGTPSKSDMLKEVIRTATRNGVVVVAAAGNLNSKEPQYPAANECALSVTAVGPGSIKSDFANFSGGVDFAAPGESIYSTFPKDGYAWWSGTSMAAPFVAGQAALIHSAAPGLNVREIALLMGGVAHSLDKLNPQFDGQLGQGQADIGASLERLFTNPLPASNRGLMGLSCVQ, via the coding sequence ATGAAAACCCAAACAATTATGCGGCATCTGATCAATGTCGCGTCACGAAGCGCAATTTTTGTTGCCTTAATGCTTGGCCTTGTTCATGCCAGCCCGGTGGGCGTCGTTGCCGCCGAGGGCGGCGGTTTTAGAGCAGGTGAAATCGTCATCAAACTTAATCCACTTGCCGGCGCTACTGTTGACGACATCAACGCCACTTACCAAACCACAACTCTCAAATCACTCGCTCCCGCTGACGGCATCTATCTATTACAAACGCCGCCCGGCAAAGACGCTCAGATATTAGCAGAGACAATAGAGCTTGATCTGAGATTGTCGTTTGTCGAACTGAACTTTCTCGGCCAGGCGCCGGAAGCCGACCCGCGCGGCATCTCGCGCTGGGGCGGCATGGACGCCGCGCCTTACTCCAGTCAATATGCCGCCGACCTGCTTGGCCTGGCGCAGGCACAGGTCATCAGCCGGGGCGCAGGCGTTGTGGTCGCCGTCATTGATACCGGCGCGCAACTCGATCACCCGGCGCTGGCCGCCAGCTTCACTGCCGCTCGCCACGATTTTATTGACGGCGATGATGTGCCCGACGACGTTTTCAGCGGCCTGGACGGCGATGGCGATGGCGTGGCCGATGAAGCCGCCGGGCACGGCACGCACGTAGCGGGCATTGTTCACCTGGTTGCGCCCGAGGCGCAGATTATGCCGTTGCGCGTGCTGGATACGGACGGCAACGGCGATGTCTTCACGGTTGCCGAAGCGATCATGTACGCCATTCACAACGGCGCCAATGTGATCAACCTCAGCCTGGGCACGCCATCAAAATCGGATATGTTGAAGGAAGTAATTCGAACAGCCACTCGCAACGGCGTGGTGGTGGTGGCCGCCGCCGGCAACTTGAACAGCAAGGAGCCCCAATACCCCGCCGCCAATGAATGCGCGCTTTCGGTGACGGCTGTCGGCCCAGGCTCTATAAAATCCGACTTTGCAAATTTTAGCGGGGGCGTTGATTTTGCCGCGCCGGGAGAATCGATCTACAGCACATTCCCGAAAGATGGTTACGCCTGGTGGAGCGGCACTTCAATGGCGGCGCCGTTTGTGGCCGGGCAGGCCGCCCTCATTCACAGCGCCGCGCCGGGCCTCAATGTGCGCGAGATTGCCCTGTTGATGGGTGGCGTCGCCCATTCTTTGGATAAGCTCAATCCACAATTCGACGGACAGCTGGGCCAGGGCCAGGCCGACATCGGGGCCAGCCTCGAACGCCTCTTCACTAACCCCTTGCCCGCTTCCAACCGTGGCCTGATGGGCCTTAGTTGCGTCCAGTAA
- a CDS encoding glycosyltransferase, with product MMTPGNQKPMNILYLCADRGIPVRGHKGAAIHVRALAEAFNRAGHSVTLMAPNPGPADGPSPSANIVVVPLPETADELNARELNAREAQAQGYAGVLAEAARGQIESGAFDFIYERYSLWSNAGARLSRETGLPLVLEVNAPLRLEASRYRALADAETAARIESEQLTRASAISVVSDNLRDYVLKQGAPPERVHVLPNAVDIAHFHPGVSGQQIRASYGLKDQIVIGFVGRPRPWHDLDTLLAAFVQLLAADSRFHLLLVGDMPESLRSAISLLGLDQAVTLTGPIAHDQVPAHIAAMDVAVSPHPPLADFYFSPLKVFEYLACGAPTVAADIGQVAELIRDGETGGLYSPGNADSLANSILALTANPARAKEIGWKAATHILEYHTWDKNAGAVVAWVDGSAATQSTPAAEPRPVPLPIFDHKLRQRLYCASRADLAAPLLSQHLSPPVVVEAIEVLKYKPGRRCVLAYQLAGGQNVIGKVFKDERGLRLFRLQQRLWQGCFGPAAADGIHVSQPLAYIPEMRMLLQERASGTTLNALARKTDDIRMHVRRSAQGIAKLHESGLATACAGEEPLSRYLLTNEVENLSLFAAALLKVRPQSEASVMSLRDALRDWAAQLPAPETITPVHRDFYYSQVLFDGPRLTLIDFDLLALGDPAIDAANFLAHLFLMGLDQLNDLDAFSREAGLFLETYASHRFVDEAFLQRMAFYEAATFFRLMKVVAARPNWSRHFEPLLHRTQQCLEVA from the coding sequence ATGATGACTCCCGGCAACCAGAAACCGATGAATATCCTTTACCTCTGTGCTGATCGGGGCATCCCCGTTCGTGGACACAAAGGCGCCGCCATTCACGTGCGGGCGCTGGCCGAGGCCTTCAACCGCGCCGGGCACTCGGTGACGTTGATGGCGCCCAACCCCGGCCCGGCAGACGGCCCTTCGCCGTCGGCCAACATCGTCGTCGTGCCGCTGCCCGAAACGGCGGACGAATTGAACGCTCGCGAACTGAACGCTCGCGAAGCGCAAGCCCAGGGGTACGCCGGCGTTTTGGCTGAAGCGGCGCGAGGGCAAATTGAGTCGGGCGCATTCGATTTCATCTACGAGCGTTATTCTCTGTGGAGCAATGCCGGCGCGCGCCTCAGCCGTGAAACCGGCCTGCCGCTGGTTCTCGAAGTCAACGCGCCCCTGCGCCTCGAAGCCTCGCGTTATCGCGCTCTGGCCGACGCTGAAACGGCGGCCCGGATCGAAAGTGAACAATTGACAAGGGCCAGCGCCATCAGTGTCGTTTCAGACAACTTGCGCGATTACGTTCTCAAGCAAGGCGCACCGCCGGAGCGCGTTCACGTCCTGCCCAACGCGGTAGACATCGCTCACTTTCATCCCGGCGTGTCCGGCCAGCAAATCCGCGCCAGCTACGGATTGAAAGATCAAATTGTCATCGGCTTCGTCGGGCGGCCCCGGCCCTGGCACGACCTGGACACTCTGCTCGCGGCCTTTGTTCAACTGCTCGCCGCCGACTCGCGCTTTCACCTTCTGCTGGTGGGCGACATGCCCGAGTCGCTTAGGTCGGCCATCAGCCTGCTCGGCCTGGATCAGGCCGTCACCCTCACCGGCCCCATCGCTCACGATCAGGTCCCGGCTCACATCGCAGCCATGGACGTGGCCGTCTCGCCGCATCCACCGCTAGCCGACTTCTACTTCTCGCCGCTCAAAGTTTTCGAATACCTGGCTTGCGGCGCGCCGACGGTGGCCGCCGACATCGGGCAGGTGGCCGAGTTGATCAGAGACGGCGAGACCGGCGGCCTTTATTCGCCGGGCAACGCCGACTCGCTGGCAAATTCCATTCTCGCCCTGACGGCCAACCCGGCTCGCGCCAAAGAGATCGGCTGGAAGGCGGCGACTCACATTCTCGAATATCACACCTGGGATAAAAACGCCGGCGCAGTGGTGGCCTGGGTTGACGGTTCAGCCGCCACCCAATCCACACCGGCGGCTGAACCCCGGCCCGTCCCACTTCCGATCTTCGATCACAAACTCCGCCAGCGTCTCTATTGCGCCTCGCGCGCCGACCTGGCCGCGCCGCTTCTCTCACAACACCTGTCGCCGCCGGTCGTCGTCGAGGCCATCGAAGTGCTCAAATACAAGCCGGGGCGGCGCTGTGTGCTGGCCTACCAACTGGCCGGCGGCCAAAACGTGATCGGCAAAGTTTTCAAAGACGAACGCGGCCTGCGCCTCTTTCGTCTGCAACAGCGTTTGTGGCAGGGATGCTTTGGGCCGGCGGCGGCAGACGGGATTCACGTTTCGCAACCGCTGGCTTACATCCCCGAAATGCGAATGTTGTTGCAGGAACGGGCGAGCGGAACCACCCTCAATGCGCTGGCCCGCAAAACGGACGACATTCGAATGCACGTCCGGCGAAGCGCGCAGGGCATCGCCAAATTGCATGAGTCCGGGTTGGCAACCGCCTGCGCCGGCGAAGAGCCGTTGAGCCGGTATCTTCTGACGAACGAAGTGGAAAATCTGTCCCTCTTCGCCGCCGCCTTGCTGAAAGTCCGCCCTCAATCTGAGGCAAGCGTGATGAGTTTGCGCGACGCACTCCGGGATTGGGCCGCGCAACTGCCCGCGCCGGAAACAATCACACCCGTTCATCGCGACTTCTACTACAGCCAGGTTTTATTCGACGGCCCGCGCCTGACTCTGATTGATTTCGACCTGCTGGCCCTCGGCGACCCGGCTATTGATGCGGCGAACTTTCTGGCCCACCTGTTCCTCATGGGCCTCGACCAGTTGAACGACCTCGATGCGTTCTCCCGCGAGGCCGGCCTGTTCCTGGAAACTTACGCCAGCCACCGTTTTGTGGACGAAGCCTTTTTACAGAGAATGGCCTTTTACGAAGCCGCCACGTTCTTCCGTCTGATGAAGGTGGTCGCCGCCCGCCCCAACTGGAGCCGCCACTTTGAGCCGCTTCTCCACCGCACCCAGCAATGTCTGGAGGTCGCATGA
- a CDS encoding glycosyltransferase, translating into MTTIAYLVKMYPRFSETFVVNEILELERQGLNVRIYSLHRPNDGRFHASLARVQAQVIYTPEFPLAEAEKFLPAHRALFKADRSRYLRVLSNVLTARDDDFEARLKYFLKAGFIADHLLRHPVDAVHAHFATSATRVAGLVHDLIGTPYSFTAHAKDIYHRDVNIDSLRQKIGAARFVVTVSEFNRLYLQDLTPEGVGDIRRLFNGIDLEMFRPNPATPREPNLILGVGRLIEKKGWEDLIRACALLAEHGSSFRCEIIGNGSLEGKLRKLIAELGLSSQVKLVGARPQDEVLAAYRRATVFALPCIVGQDGNRDGLPTVLLEAMAAGLPVISTDVTGVPEIIDDNVDGLLTPQNNPAALARALDRLLVSPALRERFSAAARRKVEREFDVRQNVAVLHYWLAGSTSTQAFHTPVAYAQFQAAH; encoded by the coding sequence ATGACGACCATTGCCTATCTCGTCAAGATGTATCCGCGCTTTTCGGAGACCTTCGTCGTCAACGAAATTCTGGAGTTGGAGCGCCAGGGCCTGAACGTCCGCATCTATTCGCTCCACCGGCCCAACGACGGACGCTTTCATGCCAGCCTGGCCCGGGTGCAGGCGCAGGTCATCTACACGCCAGAGTTTCCGCTGGCCGAGGCCGAAAAGTTTCTGCCCGCCCATCGCGCCCTCTTCAAAGCGGATCGCTCGCGCTATCTGCGTGTGTTGAGCAACGTTCTCACGGCCAGAGACGATGACTTTGAAGCCCGCCTCAAATACTTTCTCAAAGCCGGCTTCATCGCCGACCACCTGCTCCGCCACCCGGTAGACGCCGTTCACGCCCACTTCGCCACCAGCGCAACTCGCGTCGCCGGCCTCGTCCACGATCTTATTGGCACGCCCTACAGCTTCACTGCTCACGCCAAAGACATTTATCATCGCGATGTTAACATCGACTCCCTTCGCCAAAAGATCGGAGCCGCCCGCTTCGTCGTCACCGTCAGCGAGTTCAACCGCCTCTACCTGCAAGACCTGACGCCCGAAGGCGTTGGCGACATTCGCCGCCTCTTCAACGGCATTGATCTGGAAATGTTCCGCCCCAACCCGGCCACACCGCGCGAACCCAACCTGATTCTAGGGGTGGGCCGCCTCATCGAAAAGAAAGGCTGGGAAGATTTGATCCGCGCCTGCGCCCTGCTGGCCGAACACGGCTCGTCATTCCGGTGCGAGATCATCGGCAACGGCTCGCTCGAAGGAAAACTCAGGAAGTTGATCGCCGAACTCGGTTTGTCATCTCAAGTGAAACTGGTCGGGGCGCGGCCACAGGACGAAGTGCTGGCCGCCTACCGTCGGGCGACCGTGTTCGCCCTCCCGTGCATCGTCGGCCAGGACGGCAACCGCGACGGCCTGCCCACCGTTCTGCTCGAAGCCATGGCCGCCGGCCTGCCCGTCATCTCCACCGACGTGACCGGCGTGCCGGAGATCATTGACGACAATGTTGACGGCCTGCTCACGCCGCAAAACAACCCGGCGGCGCTGGCACGCGCCCTGGACCGTTTGCTCGTCAGCCCGGCCTTGCGCGAGCGGTTTTCGGCGGCGGCGCGGCGCAAGGTTGAGCGCGAGTTCGACGTGCGCCAGAACGTGGCCGTGCTTCATTACTGGCTGGCCGGGTCAACTTCGACCCAAGCGTTCCACACGCCGGTTGCGTACGCGCAATTTCAGGCCGCCCACTGA
- a CDS encoding carboxypeptidase regulatory-like domain-containing protein, which yields MPNSDALNFERLVDWVDGRLSEEEAATVARQVATADEATQADLNWLRAFATASAATALAAPPPEVRAELIRRFETLAREQRGPSFFQRLIASLTLDSEAQFAATGLRSAGAQGSQRQLIYSTEIADIALNVQPRLYDKHLDITGQVFPGKQAASGNFSVQLLREAAEFGLTTTDELGEFAFEAIPPGVYEIVLSAEQAEILIAPVELNL from the coding sequence ATGCCAAATTCCGATGCCCTTAACTTTGAGCGCCTGGTAGACTGGGTGGATGGCCGCCTTTCTGAAGAGGAAGCCGCCACCGTTGCCAGGCAAGTGGCAACCGCCGACGAAGCCACCCAGGCGGACCTGAACTGGTTACGAGCCTTTGCCACAGCCAGCGCCGCCACCGCCCTGGCCGCCCCGCCGCCCGAAGTGAGGGCCGAACTCATTCGGCGCTTTGAAACCCTGGCGCGTGAACAACGCGGGCCTAGCTTCTTCCAGCGCCTAATTGCCTCACTCACCCTCGACAGCGAAGCGCAATTTGCCGCCACCGGTTTGCGCTCCGCCGGCGCTCAAGGCTCGCAACGGCAACTCATCTATTCAACCGAGATCGCCGACATTGCTCTAAATGTCCAGCCTCGCCTCTACGACAAGCATCTCGACATCACCGGCCAGGTTTTCCCCGGCAAGCAGGCCGCCAGCGGCAACTTCAGCGTTCAACTCCTGCGTGAGGCCGCCGAGTTTGGCCTGACCACCACCGACGAACTAGGCGAGTTTGCCTTCGAGGCCATCCCGCCCGGCGTATACGAAATTGTCTTAAGCGCCGAGCAGGCCGAAATTCTGATCGCGCCGGTCGAACTCAATTTGTAG
- a CDS encoding aminoglycoside phosphotransferase family protein, translated as MLLVESALRPDPKLRHLEMAWRPDEMAGFFNETVLPALNDSRQVTEARLERVTYSPGKECFAVYRLEFESDLEQAARCVVTFGQRAKLQEVFAQHYQARCGSAVFLPEPSCLVEFFPSDWKLPFLARALDPREMAQVFGDSNRRPEIKVLAYYAHRRSILRYRVGSTKMLGKLYTPGPLVESVRQVMKDVHLQGTIRGLLTPKPLAVVGELLLMEWLPGVSMDRALEQTGMEQSRAAIRLAAEALSKIHRLQVHCESWRSLDSDWERHGQRAGQLHLVAPELAGQVDALREQIKARLVRLDSAPSVFLHGDYKTAQLLLDGDRLGVVDFDRAGFGDPAIDVGNFMADLRRTAAATGQAFLSDLADEFLAEYQARSPELDNELEVRVRLMQSLALVRMAMRTFRHAPHVEALAGPDSLTWLLLQEATECLEQA; from the coding sequence ATGCTACTTGTAGAGAGCGCCCTGCGCCCCGACCCAAAATTGCGCCACCTCGAAATGGCCTGGCGGCCCGACGAGATGGCCGGATTCTTCAACGAGACGGTTCTGCCCGCCCTGAACGACTCGCGACAAGTGACTGAGGCGCGCCTCGAGCGGGTCACTTACTCGCCTGGCAAAGAGTGCTTCGCCGTCTACCGGCTTGAGTTCGAGAGCGACCTGGAACAGGCCGCTCGTTGTGTCGTCACCTTCGGCCAACGCGCCAAACTTCAGGAAGTATTCGCCCAACACTACCAGGCTCGTTGCGGCTCGGCAGTATTTCTGCCTGAGCCATCGTGCCTGGTCGAGTTTTTTCCGTCCGACTGGAAACTCCCGTTCCTGGCACGCGCCCTCGATCCACGAGAAATGGCGCAAGTGTTCGGCGACTCAAATCGCCGCCCTGAAATTAAAGTGCTGGCTTACTACGCTCACCGGCGGAGCATCCTTCGTTATCGCGTCGGTTCAACCAAAATGCTGGGCAAGCTTTACACGCCGGGGCCGCTGGTTGAGAGCGTGCGACAGGTGATGAAAGACGTTCATTTGCAGGGAACAATTCGCGGCCTCCTCACCCCCAAACCGCTCGCTGTCGTCGGTGAACTGCTTCTCATGGAATGGCTCCCCGGCGTGTCAATGGATCGGGCGCTGGAGCAAACGGGAATGGAACAGAGCCGGGCCGCCATCCGGTTGGCGGCTGAGGCTTTGTCTAAAATCCATCGTCTTCAAGTCCACTGCGAGTCATGGCGATCATTGGACTCCGACTGGGAACGTCACGGCCAGCGGGCCGGCCAACTGCATCTCGTAGCGCCCGAACTCGCCGGGCAAGTTGACGCCCTGCGTGAGCAGATCAAGGCGCGCCTCGTTCGGCTTGATTCAGCGCCCAGCGTGTTTCTGCACGGCGACTACAAGACCGCTCAACTTCTGCTCGACGGCGACCGGCTGGGCGTGGTGGACTTTGACCGGGCCGGCTTCGGCGACCCGGCGATTGACGTGGGCAACTTCATGGCCGACCTGCGCCGGACGGCGGCGGCGACCGGTCAAGCCTTCTTAAGCGATCTCGCAGATGAATTTCTGGCTGAGTATCAGGCGCGTTCCCCCGAATTGGATAACGAATTAGAAGTGCGCGTCCGCCTGATGCAGAGCCTGGCTCTGGTCCGTATGGCAATGCGAACGTTCCGGCACGCGCCCCACGTTGAAGCATTGGCCGGGCCGGACTCGCTGACCTGGCTGTTGCTGCAGGAAGCGACCGAATGTTTGGAGCAGGCATGA
- a CDS encoding CHAT domain-containing protein has product MPDDDDSDISPQIIESLLAQPTVEQQSAFLRSANLLDAGGLLKLLDEAAYLAGSDPGKARRLADLGAEAAQIIHAPNVIPRATYIRAQTHAINAEYDAALDLIAAAREGYKALGQELDALRTNLGLIHVLQELGRYQEALDAGKVILDNLEAASQPEAAKASPERGLVAATAYQNTGRCYEQMGRYDEALAAYAAAEAIFLALDMSDRIGDISNNRGIVLLSLGRGREALAAFEAAASIFAEADLALFHAQTQINIGDAHLLLGNYTRGLEAFERARRLLAPLEALADKHVLLLDMADAYLALNLYAEALAAYREADGLLQAAGMTHDRARALWGMGSALIAQSQFEVAGQILAQAESLFSAADNTPLLSSVLLEQASLLAARGDRGAALTTARRALTLVSGDDWPVQQVYAHIRIADLLLPNTGNAQAHLREARKLSDRLALPHLRARLNQRLGHLHLLLNQDQEAQKVLQTAVDEIEQLRGILSQEMARTSFVRDKTAAYEDLVQLHLARGGEENTWQAFAVAERAKSRALVDLLTGVVDARAAIPTDPELAAQLQLKQAGLESVYNELLSGQGKAALSELYGRAVKLEQEISRLRLQVTAAAPAPAGQFDGPLTPEALQQQLPSDAILVTYYICGDEVLAFVGIRGKLKVARRLGLASSAQKLAQKLAMQWERFRAGPGFVARHMPQLEQSTQRVLAALYDELIAPLETIWAGSTGETASPPKLVVVPHGILHQVPFHALFDGKQYLIDRFEISYAPSLTVWALCQKRTAPPARKALVFGVADSLIPAAAAEAKAVAQHLDGVTVRTRETEATLAALQAEASGCSVLHLACHGLFRADNPMFSSLRLHDGWLMAVDAMQFELSGALVTLSACESGRSQVMAGDEIIGLTRAFLGAGASTLVVSLWLVQDETTMTLMGNWYEQLKRGTGRAAALRAAQLSLKAVHPHPYYWAPFVLVGQR; this is encoded by the coding sequence ATGCCTGATGATGATGACTCGGACATAAGCCCGCAGATCATAGAGAGTCTACTCGCCCAGCCGACTGTGGAACAACAGTCGGCCTTTTTGCGTTCGGCGAACTTGTTGGACGCCGGCGGTCTATTGAAGTTGTTGGATGAGGCCGCCTATCTCGCCGGAAGCGACCCCGGCAAGGCGCGGCGGCTGGCCGACCTCGGCGCCGAGGCCGCCCAAATCATCCACGCCCCAAACGTCATTCCTCGCGCCACCTACATTCGCGCCCAAACCCACGCCATCAACGCCGAATACGACGCCGCCCTTGACCTGATCGCCGCCGCCCGCGAAGGTTACAAGGCGCTGGGGCAGGAGCTGGATGCCTTGCGCACCAATCTCGGCCTCATTCACGTGCTTCAGGAGTTAGGCCGCTATCAAGAAGCCCTCGACGCTGGCAAAGTGATTCTGGATAACCTTGAAGCCGCCAGCCAACCTGAGGCCGCCAAAGCTTCGCCGGAGCGCGGCCTGGTGGCCGCAACTGCTTACCAGAACACGGGCCGGTGTTACGAGCAAATGGGCCGCTACGACGAGGCGCTGGCCGCCTATGCCGCCGCCGAGGCGATCTTTCTCGCGCTCGACATGAGCGACCGAATCGGCGACATTAGCAACAACCGGGGCATTGTGCTTTTGAGTCTGGGCCGGGGACGCGAGGCGCTGGCCGCCTTCGAGGCGGCGGCTTCCATCTTTGCCGAAGCCGACCTGGCCCTGTTCCACGCTCAAACCCAGATCAACATCGGCGACGCTCATCTTTTGTTGGGCAACTACACGCGCGGCCTCGAGGCCTTTGAGCGCGCCCGCCGCCTGCTTGCGCCGCTGGAGGCGCTGGCCGACAAGCACGTCCTCCTGCTCGACATGGCCGACGCTTACCTGGCCCTCAACTTGTACGCCGAGGCTTTGGCCGCTTATCGCGAAGCCGACGGTTTGTTGCAGGCCGCCGGCATGACCCACGACCGGGCGCGGGCCTTGTGGGGCATGGGGTCGGCCCTCATTGCCCAGTCGCAGTTTGAAGTAGCCGGGCAAATTTTGGCTCAGGCCGAGAGCCTGTTTTCTGCCGCTGACAACACGCCCCTGCTTTCGAGCGTGTTGCTGGAGCAGGCCTCTTTGCTGGCCGCGCGCGGCGACCGCGGCGCGGCGCTGACGACGGCTCGCCGGGCGTTGACTCTCGTCTCCGGCGACGATTGGCCGGTGCAACAAGTGTATGCTCACATTCGCATTGCCGACCTGCTCCTGCCCAACACCGGCAATGCTCAGGCGCACTTGCGCGAAGCCAGAAAACTGTCCGACCGCCTGGCCCTGCCACACTTGCGAGCGCGCCTCAACCAGCGGCTCGGCCACCTGCATTTACTGCTCAACCAGGATCAGGAAGCGCAAAAAGTTTTGCAGACGGCAGTGGACGAGATCGAGCAATTGCGCGGCATCCTCTCGCAGGAAATGGCGCGCACTTCTTTTGTGCGCGACAAGACCGCCGCTTACGAAGACCTGGTGCAACTCCATCTGGCTCGCGGCGGCGAAGAAAACACCTGGCAGGCCTTTGCCGTAGCCGAGCGCGCCAAGTCGCGGGCGCTGGTGGACTTGCTCACCGGCGTGGTGGACGCCAGGGCGGCCATCCCCACCGATCCCGAACTGGCGGCTCAACTTCAGTTGAAGCAAGCCGGGCTAGAGTCAGTCTATAACGAATTGTTAAGCGGTCAGGGCAAAGCCGCGCTCTCCGAACTTTACGGACGCGCCGTCAAGCTGGAGCAGGAGATCAGCCGTCTGCGCCTGCAAGTGACCGCCGCCGCGCCCGCGCCAGCCGGGCAGTTCGATGGCCCGCTCACGCCTGAGGCGTTGCAACAACAACTTCCGTCGGACGCGATTTTGGTCACCTACTACATTTGCGGCGATGAAGTTCTGGCTTTCGTTGGCATTCGCGGCAAGCTCAAGGTTGCGCGCCGCCTCGGCCTGGCCAGTTCGGCGCAAAAGCTGGCGCAAAAGCTGGCGATGCAGTGGGAACGCTTCCGGGCCGGGCCGGGCTTTGTGGCCCGGCATATGCCCCAGCTTGAGCAATCAACCCAACGTGTGCTGGCCGCGCTTTATGATGAACTGATCGCGCCGCTGGAAACGATCTGGGCCGGCTCGACCGGTGAAACCGCCTCGCCGCCCAAACTCGTCGTCGTGCCTCACGGCATTTTGCACCAGGTGCCCTTCCATGCTCTGTTCGACGGCAAGCAATACCTGATTGACCGATTCGAAATCTCGTACGCGCCAAGCCTGACGGTGTGGGCGCTATGCCAGAAACGAACTGCGCCGCCTGCCCGCAAAGCATTGGTGTTCGGGGTAGCCGACTCGCTGATCCCGGCGGCGGCGGCAGAAGCCAAAGCCGTTGCCCAGCACCTTGACGGCGTTACGGTTCGCACTCGCGAGACGGAGGCCACACTTGCCGCTCTTCAGGCCGAAGCCTCAGGGTGCAGCGTCCTGCACCTGGCGTGTCATGGTCTCTTTCGCGCCGACAACCCTATGTTTTCCTCGTTACGGTTGCACGATGGCTGGCTGATGGCCGTTGACGCCATGCAGTTTGAACTCAGCGGCGCGCTGGTGACGTTGAGCGCCTGCGAGTCGGGGCGAAGCCAGGTGATGGCCGGCGACGAGATTATTGGCCTGACGCGGGCGTTCCTGGGCGCCGGCGCTTCAACCCTGGTCGTTAGCCTGTGGCTGGTGCAGGACGAAACCACCATGACTCTGATGGGGAACTGGTACGAACAACTGAAGCGTGGCACAGGCCGGGCGGCGGCCCTGCGGGCCGCGCAACTTTCCCTTAAAGCCGTCCACCCTCACCCCTATTATTGGGCGCCATTTGTTCTGGTGGGGCAACGCTAA
- a CDS encoding glycosyltransferase, with the protein MSSHKARIMLYSHDTYGLGHLRRSLAIAGQVAADLPKASQLLITGSMVAGAFGLPPRLDMIKLPALSKRSSGKYQSRALPLTLNETMAWRTQMIHQAVTAFKPDLVLVDKSPAGVQGEMLPALRYLKTWSPETKLVLGMRDIEDDAGATRAEWEASGVPQLHDEVYDHILLYGERNIFDPVEVYGMSASAEAKLIECGYLGRADAKRSPEVVRRELGIGDNPFVVVTVGGGGDGYEIIQAYLEMLGNWPGGAPFHSLIVTGPLMPHSKRKLLRQSARANHLTIVEFTPDLGSYLAAADLVISMAGYNTVCEVLTLGARSLLVPRTRPRTEQLLRAERLAARGLARMLMPEQLSPERLAAEIESALAEPRPARMLDMNGLSRVGRAITDLVAPPSLPSHTRQTVNAEAFFERVAA; encoded by the coding sequence ATGTCTTCTCATAAAGCTCGTATCATGTTGTACTCGCACGACACCTACGGCCTCGGCCACCTGCGCCGTAGTTTAGCCATTGCCGGGCAAGTGGCCGCCGATTTGCCGAAAGCCAGCCAGTTGCTCATCACCGGCTCGATGGTGGCCGGCGCATTTGGTCTGCCGCCCCGGCTGGACATGATCAAGTTACCCGCCCTCAGCAAACGCTCCAGCGGCAAGTATCAGTCGCGCGCTCTGCCGTTGACGCTCAACGAAACCATGGCCTGGCGCACTCAAATGATTCATCAGGCCGTCACCGCTTTCAAGCCCGACCTGGTGCTGGTGGACAAGTCCCCCGCCGGCGTGCAGGGCGAAATGCTCCCGGCCCTGCGTTATCTCAAAACCTGGTCGCCGGAAACAAAACTGGTGCTGGGCATGCGCGACATCGAAGACGACGCCGGCGCCACCCGCGCCGAATGGGAAGCGTCGGGCGTGCCGCAACTCCACGACGAAGTCTACGATCACATTTTGCTCTACGGCGAACGCAACATTTTTGATCCGGTTGAGGTTTATGGCATGTCGGCCAGCGCCGAGGCCAAGTTGATCGAATGCGGCTACCTGGGCCGCGCCGACGCCAAACGCAGTCCCGAAGTCGTCCGCCGCGAGTTGGGCATTGGCGACAACCCCTTCGTCGTGGTCACCGTTGGCGGCGGCGGCGATGGTTACGAAATCATCCAGGCATATTTGGAAATGCTCGGCAACTGGCCCGGCGGCGCGCCGTTTCATAGCCTGATCGTCACCGGCCCGCTCATGCCTCACAGCAAGCGCAAACTTCTGCGCCAGTCCGCTCGCGCCAACCACCTGACTATCGTCGAGTTCACGCCCGATCTCGGCAGTTATCTGGCGGCGGCTGATCTGGTGATCAGCATGGCCGGCTACAACACCGTTTGCGAAGTTCTCACCCTGGGCGCGCGTTCGCTTCTTGTTCCGCGCACCCGCCCGCGCACCGAACAACTTTTGCGCGCCGAACGGCTGGCCGCGCGCGGCCTGGCCCGCATGTTGATGCCCGAGCAACTCTCGCCCGAACGGCTGGCCGCCGAGATCGAGTCGGCCCTGGCCGAGCCGCGCCCCGCCCGGATGCTGGACATGAACGGCCTCTCGCGCGTGGGCCGGGCCATCACCGACTTGGTTGCCCCGCCTTCGCTTCCCAGCCACACCCGGCAAACCGTCAATGCCGAAGCCTTCTTTGAAAGAGTTGCCGCATGA